One Deltaproteobacteria bacterium DNA segment encodes these proteins:
- a CDS encoding biotin carboxyl carrier domain-containing protein — protein MVVRAPTSGRLYRKPGPDRPPFVEVGSVVEPGATLCLLEVMKTFHRVAYGGDGLPARARVVAFLVDDEADVDAGDPIVQVEPA, from the coding sequence ATGGTCGTTCGCGCGCCGACGAGCGGCCGGTTGTACCGGAAACCAGGACCGGACCGGCCTCCATTCGTCGAGGTCGGATCGGTCGTCGAACCCGGCGCGACGCTGTGTCTGCTCGAGGTCATGAAGACGTTCCACCGCGTCGCCTACGGTGGGGATGGACTGCCGGCGCGCGCGCGGGTCGTGGCGTTTCTGGTCGACGACGAGGCGGACGTGGACGCGGGCGACCCGATCGTCCAAGTCGAGCCGGCGTGA
- a CDS encoding propionyl-CoA carboxylase, giving the protein MAHVPLVPIGASLDASVAPQVAAEYRARLAQLEDVLRQRRAEVYAGWGPKYVDRVHAKGKLTARERVDRLRDPNSPVYEVGTFVNYGVEFQNGLKSPGAGVVTAFVRVEGRWCMVIANDNTVASGSWWPRTPEKIQRAQTMALRLRLPTIYMVDCSGLFLPEQSRSFPGARGAGHIFKMNSLLSAHGVPQIAGVFGDCIAGGGYMPIISDRVYMTEQAYMVIAGAALIKGAKSQKITSLDIGGPEVHVHQSGCADVRVPNDDVLIDCLRREVARLPTSAADFYRGGVGAIPPAYAPAELAGVIPPDHREAYDCFQVLARLCDQSLFWELMPEIGDEIVCGIGRVGGLYAGFVINKQGLVADPEHPGRPRPGGILYRGGIAKVSAFSRACNDDGIPLIWLQDISGFDIGREAERHGLLAYGSNLIYTNSTNTVPMFTVLLRKASGAGYYAMTGLPYDPVVQLSTCLSRLSVMEGRTLAIATYNTKLDDNFEIATSDPEERARIERGMREVEARIEADMDPYVAARQMDTDEIVELGALRDWLAAVVEMSYQAAGYRRVKNPRIWSMHDLAELVGGVRG; this is encoded by the coding sequence ATGGCCCACGTTCCGCTCGTCCCGATCGGCGCGTCGCTGGACGCGAGCGTCGCACCGCAGGTCGCCGCCGAGTACCGCGCGCGCCTCGCGCAGCTGGAGGACGTCCTTCGCCAGCGGCGCGCGGAGGTGTATGCCGGCTGGGGGCCGAAGTACGTCGACCGCGTCCACGCCAAGGGCAAGCTCACGGCGCGCGAGCGCGTCGACCGGCTGCGCGATCCGAACTCGCCGGTGTACGAGGTCGGCACGTTCGTCAACTACGGCGTCGAGTTCCAAAACGGCCTCAAGTCGCCCGGCGCGGGGGTCGTGACCGCGTTCGTGCGCGTGGAAGGCCGGTGGTGCATGGTCATCGCCAACGACAACACGGTCGCGTCCGGGTCGTGGTGGCCGCGCACGCCGGAGAAAATCCAACGCGCGCAGACGATGGCGCTTCGCCTGCGGTTGCCGACCATCTACATGGTCGATTGCAGCGGGCTGTTCTTGCCGGAGCAGTCGCGCAGCTTCCCGGGCGCGCGCGGCGCCGGCCATATCTTCAAGATGAACAGCCTGCTGTCCGCGCACGGCGTCCCGCAGATCGCCGGCGTGTTTGGCGACTGCATCGCCGGTGGCGGCTACATGCCGATCATCAGCGACCGCGTCTACATGACGGAGCAGGCGTACATGGTGATCGCCGGCGCCGCGCTGATCAAGGGCGCCAAGAGCCAGAAGATCACGTCGCTCGACATCGGCGGCCCGGAGGTGCATGTGCACCAATCCGGTTGCGCCGACGTGCGCGTGCCGAACGACGACGTGCTCATCGATTGCTTGCGCCGCGAGGTCGCCCGCCTGCCGACGTCGGCGGCCGACTTCTACCGCGGCGGTGTCGGCGCAATCCCGCCGGCGTACGCGCCGGCCGAACTCGCCGGGGTGATCCCGCCCGACCACCGCGAGGCGTACGACTGCTTTCAGGTGCTCGCCCGGCTGTGCGATCAGAGCCTGTTTTGGGAACTGATGCCGGAGATCGGCGACGAGATCGTGTGCGGCATCGGCCGCGTCGGTGGCTTGTACGCCGGTTTCGTGATCAACAAACAAGGCCTGGTCGCCGATCCGGAGCATCCCGGGCGCCCGCGGCCCGGCGGCATCCTGTACCGCGGCGGCATCGCCAAGGTGAGCGCGTTCTCGCGCGCGTGCAACGACGACGGCATCCCGCTGATCTGGTTGCAGGACATTTCGGGCTTCGACATCGGCCGCGAGGCGGAGCGCCACGGTCTGCTGGCCTACGGGTCGAACCTGATCTACACCAACAGCACGAACACCGTGCCGATGTTCACCGTGCTTCTGCGCAAGGCGTCCGGCGCCGGCTACTACGCGATGACCGGGTTGCCGTACGACCCGGTGGTTCAACTGTCCACCTGCCTGTCGCGACTGAGCGTGATGGAGGGGCGGACGCTGGCGATCGCGACGTACAACACGAAGCTCGACGACAACTTCGAGATCGCGACGAGCGACCCGGAGGAGCGCGCTCGCATCGAGCGCGGCATGCGCGAGGTGGAGGCGCGGATCGAGGCGGACATGGACCCGTATGTCGCGGCGCGCCAGATGGACACGGACGAGATCGTGGAACTCGGCGCGCTGCGCGACTGGCTGGCCGCGGTCGTCGAGATGAGCTACCAGGCGGCCGGCTACCGGCGGGTGAAGAATCCCCGAATCTGGAGCATGCACGACCTCGCGGAGTTGGTCGGCGGAGTGCGCGGATGA
- a CDS encoding TlpA family protein disulfide reductase translates to MSMSIRVEWWMLAYVAAAAACGPRPAGAPGAGRPAAPAATGSAPAPRPARLAGRLVGHDGRPMAMAHVTVDGRAHEVAADGSFSVDLPADRFVRVRLTGVDHVDDELGLLGGSDVEVDVRLGTYPRPDALDALEVLVFSIGAGGELAPLRTVSMTRRADGVWTADIPATGPIAYEITGLTAEPGRSMNAPGRGPYRYDGDGNYATVARPTGGKVVVEVDPSALPPAGVATRVSFRRAEPVVAKVAGLPSRIARARRFGDDAARVTRAEVDAERDPTAHAALAIAYFATRPPPPGPDPDASLARAVLADVPSASPLWSMAPDAAAQVVVAANREAPDYSYVEEVLSAVDDDEAAAETLFALMWRARGDGREQDVARYYELMRDRYGRTRYARLASMFDPSRRVRPGAPVPAFDVPRYGGGDRITPKTYAGHTVLIDVWATWCKPCVAEMPHLHAAYERYRGAGFRILSVCVDDTADHVDAFRRDPRHPMPWDHAVVDGEDAAAFKQALEVAGLPTLLLVGPDGTIIATGLQLRGGGLEAILARRFGAR, encoded by the coding sequence ATGTCGATGTCGATCCGAGTCGAGTGGTGGATGCTGGCGTACGTCGCCGCGGCGGCAGCCTGCGGTCCCCGGCCGGCGGGGGCTCCGGGCGCGGGGCGACCCGCGGCGCCGGCGGCGACCGGCAGCGCGCCGGCGCCCCGGCCCGCGCGCCTCGCGGGGCGGCTCGTCGGCCACGACGGCCGGCCGATGGCGATGGCCCACGTCACGGTCGACGGGCGGGCGCACGAGGTCGCCGCCGATGGTTCGTTCTCCGTCGACCTGCCGGCCGACCGGTTCGTCCGCGTGCGGCTCACGGGGGTCGATCACGTCGACGACGAACTCGGTCTGCTCGGCGGCAGCGACGTCGAGGTCGACGTTCGCCTCGGCACGTATCCGCGGCCGGATGCGCTCGATGCACTCGAGGTGCTGGTGTTTTCGATCGGCGCCGGCGGGGAGCTCGCGCCGCTGCGCACCGTGTCGATGACCCGTCGCGCCGACGGCGTGTGGACCGCCGACATCCCCGCGACGGGGCCGATCGCCTACGAAATCACCGGCCTGACCGCCGAGCCGGGGCGAAGCATGAACGCGCCGGGCCGCGGGCCGTACCGCTACGACGGCGACGGCAACTACGCCACGGTTGCCCGACCGACCGGAGGCAAGGTCGTCGTCGAGGTCGACCCGAGCGCGTTGCCGCCTGCCGGCGTCGCGACGCGCGTGTCGTTCCGGCGCGCCGAGCCGGTCGTGGCGAAGGTCGCGGGGCTCCCGTCGCGCATCGCGCGCGCGCGCCGGTTCGGCGACGATGCCGCCCGGGTCACGCGCGCGGAAGTCGACGCGGAGCGCGACCCGACGGCGCACGCGGCGCTCGCGATCGCGTACTTCGCCACGCGGCCGCCGCCGCCGGGGCCGGACCCGGACGCCTCGCTCGCGCGCGCGGTGCTCGCGGACGTGCCGAGCGCATCGCCGCTGTGGTCGATGGCGCCCGATGCCGCCGCCCAGGTGGTGGTGGCCGCCAACCGGGAGGCGCCCGATTATTCCTACGTCGAGGAGGTCTTGTCGGCGGTCGACGACGACGAAGCGGCCGCCGAGACGCTGTTTGCGCTGATGTGGCGCGCGCGTGGGGACGGGCGCGAACAGGACGTGGCGCGCTACTACGAGCTGATGCGCGACCGCTACGGTCGCACCCGCTACGCGCGGCTGGCCAGCATGTTCGATCCGTCCCGGCGGGTGCGGCCGGGTGCGCCGGTGCCGGCGTTCGACGTGCCGCGGTACGGCGGCGGCGATCGGATCACGCCCAAGACCTACGCGGGACACACCGTGCTCATCGACGTGTGGGCGACCTGGTGCAAGCCCTGCGTCGCCGAGATGCCGCATTTGCACGCGGCGTACGAGCGCTACCGCGGCGCGGGATTCCGCATCTTGAGCGTGTGCGTGGACGACACCGCCGACCACGTCGACGCGTTCCGCCGCGATCCGCGCCATCCGATGCCGTGGGACCACGCCGTGGTCGATGGGGAGGACGCCGCGGCGTTCAAGCAGGCGCTCGAGGTGGCCGGGCTGCCGACCCTGCTGCTCGTCGGGCCAGATGGGACGATCATCGCGACCGGCCTGCAGCTGCGCGGTGGCGGGCTGGAGGCGATCCTGGCGCGGCGCTTCGGCGCGCGGTAG